The proteins below are encoded in one region of Scophthalmus maximus strain ysfricsl-2021 chromosome 4, ASM2237912v1, whole genome shotgun sequence:
- the smyd2a gene encoding N-lysine methyltransferase SMYD2-A translates to MKNEGIEGTERFLSPDKGRGLQALRHFAVGELVFACPAYSYVLTVNERGAHCEHCFTRREDLFKCGKCKQAYYCNVDCQRGDWTMHKLECVAMCAYGENWCPSETVRLVARIIMKQRVTTERTPSERLLLLREFEAHLDKMDSEKEEMNQTDIAALHHFYSRHISDLPDEQALTELFAQVNCNGFTIEDEELSHLGSAVFPDVALMNHGCSPNVIVTYKGTVAEVRAVQEINPGDEIFNSYIDLLYPTDDRKERLLDSYFFTCQCTECTTKSKDKAKMEIRKLSSPPTQEEIQSMVHYSKNVIEEFRRAKHYKTPSELLEMCELSQEKMGALFADTNVYMLHMMYQAMGVCLYMQDWDGAMSYGEKIIHPYSVHYPAYSLNVASMYLKLGRLYLGLEKKKPGVKALKKALAIMEVAHGKDHLYVAEVKREIEEQK, encoded by the exons ATGAAGAACGAAGGCATCGAGGGGACGGAGAGGTTCCTGAGCCCGGACAAAGGCAGAGGCCTGCAGGCGCTGAGGCACTTCGCGGTGGGGGAGCTGGTGTTCGCCTGCCCCGCGTACTCCTACGTGTTGACGGTGAACGAGAGGGGAGCGCACTGTGAGCACTGCTTCACCAG GAGAGAAGACCTTTTTAAGTGTGGCAAATGTAAGCAGGCCTACTACTGCAATGTGGACTGTCAG AGAGGCGATTGGACCATGCACAAGCTGGAGTGTGTAGCCATGTGTGCCTATGGGGAGAACTGGTGTCCATCAGAGACTGTCCGACTGGTGGCCAGAATTATCATGAAACAG AGAGTCACAACAGAGCGCACCCCTTCAGAGAGGCTGCTACTGCTCAGAGAGTTCGAAGCCC ATTTAGACAAGATGGACAGCgagaaggaggagatgaacCAGACAGACATAGCAGCTCTGCATCACTTCTACTCCAGACACATCAGTGACCTGCCAGATGAGCAGGCTCTCACTGAGCTCTTTGCACAG GTGAACTGTAATGGTTTTACAATAGAGGACGAGGAACTCTCCCATCTGGGATCAGCGGTTTTTCCTGA tGTAGCACTGATGAATCACGGCTGTAGTCCTAATGTCATAGTGACCTATAAAGGCACAGTGGCTGAGGTCAGAGCAGTTCAGGAGATAAACCCTGGAGACGAG ATCTTTAACAGTTACATCGACCTGCTCTATCCAACAGACGATAGAAAAGAGAGGTTGTTAGATTCCTACTTCTTCACATGCCAGTGTACAGAGTGCACCACCAAGTCTAAG GACAAAGCAAAAATGGAGATCAGGAAGCTGAGCTCTCCGCCAACACAAGAGGAAATTCAATCCATGGTCCATTATTCCAAGAATGTCATCGAGGAGTTCAGGAGGGCCAAACACTACAAGA CTCCCAGTGAGCTGCTGGAAATGTGTGAGCTCAGTCAGGAGAAAATGGGGGCTCTATTTGCAGACACCAACGTCTACATGCTGCACATGATGTATCAGGCCATGGGTGTCTGCCTCTATATGCAGGACTGGGACGGTGCTATGAGCTATGGAGAGAAGATCATTCACCCATACAG tgtgcATTACCCAGCCTACTCTCTGAATGTGGCGTCTATGTATCTGAAACTGGGACGTCTGTATTTGGGACTGGAAAAGAAGAAGCCAGGAGTTAAGGCTCTAAAGAAG GCATTGGCCATCATGGAGGTGGCTCATGGGAAAGATCACCTTTATGTAGCAGAAGTCAAACGAGAAATCGAAGAGCAGAAGTaa